The Myxococcota bacterium sequence CTAGACGCGCCGGAGGCCACATCGACCGACACGATCGGCAGCCCGGCGCCCGCGAGCGCCGTGAGCATGGCCGCCGGCTCGCCGGTCACCGGGCGCGACAGTCCCACGCCGAACAGCGCGTCTACCACGAGGTCGCAGCCGGCGAGCGCCGCCCGGGCCACGCCGGCGCCCGCGCGCAGCTCGATCCCCGCCGCCAGGCACAGGTCGCGGTTGGCCTTCGCCTCGGGGCTCTGGCGCGGCAGCTCCGAGACTTCGAGCACGCGCGGCGTCACGCCCCGCCCCTGCTGCGCGAGCAGGCGCGCCACCACGTAGCCGTCGCCGCCGTTGTTGCCCGGTCCGCACGCCACGAGCGGCCGGCGGCACTGCGGGTAGTGAGTCGCGACGGCCTCGGCCACGGCGCGGCCCGCCGCCTCCATCAAGGTGCGCGCGGGGATGCCCAGCCGCGCGATCGCGTCGGCGTCGACCGCGCGCATCTCGTCGGCGCTCGGACACGGCCAGCCGCGCGCATCGGGAGTCACTTCGCCTCCACCCACACGCTGGCCAGGGCGAAGTCGGCGTCGTGCGTGAGCGAGAGCTGGAACTCGAAGCTCTCGCTGACCTGCGCGCGCTCGGTCAGCGCGAGCAACGGCGCCCCGCTCTTCATGCGCGCCACCTCGAGGCCCGCCAGCGGCAGGGTGCGGCCGAGCGCGCGGCGCAGCGCCGCCCGGCCCGCCGACTTGGCGGCAAAGCGCGCGGCCAGGTTCTGCCAGCCCAGCTTCTTGGCGCGCGCGTAGGCGAGCTCGCCGGGCGAGA is a genomic window containing:
- the acpS gene encoding holo-ACP synthase — translated: MSGGLRGVGLALVEVPRFRAVLERRGDAFAERVFSPGELAYARAKKLGWQNLAARFAAKSAGRAALRRALGRTLPLAGLEVARMKSGAPLLALTERAQVSESFEFQLSLTHDADFALASVWVEAK